The bacterium genomic sequence TTATTTTCTTCTACAAAAATATCCAGCGTTTGAAAAAGCGTTTGGATTATGAAGAATACGGTGGAGCGCCTTTATTGGGTGTGAACGGTGTTTGCATCATCGCTCATGGACGCTCAGGGCCGAAAGCTATTCGAAGCGCGATATTAGAGGGAGCGAAAGCTGTAGAGGGAGGCCTGATAGAAGCGATGGCAGCCTCTTGCAAAGCCGCTTCCCTGGAAGAACCTTCGCATGTCTAGAAAAGCCTTGATTCGTGCCACAGGCATTGGGCTGCCGGAACGCTGCCTCAGTAACTTCGACATTCAAAAACTCGTTGATACCACAGACGATTGGATTTTTACACGTACGGGTATTCGTTATCGACGGATTGCTGAGGATGGCATAGCGACTTCCGATTTGGCGATAAAAGCGGCTTCGCAGTGTCTTCAAAAGGCAGGCATGGATGCTGCCGATCTCGACCTAATCATCGTTGCTACCATCACCCCCGATATGCTTTGCCCGGCAACTGCTTGTCAAGTTCAAGATGGCCTAGGAGCTAAGAAAGCTGCCGCTTTTGATTTATGCGCCGCATGTACCGGTTTCGTCTATGCCTTGGCAAGCGCATCTGCGTTTATCGAGACTGGAATGTATCGCAACGCGTTGGTCATTGGCGCGGAGACGTTGTCGCGATTTGTTGATTGGACTGACCGGCGAACCTGTGTGCTTTTTGGCGATGGGGCAGGGGCAGTGTTGGTTGAAGCTTCAGATGGGGAGCGAGGGGTGCTGCGCTCAATCCTTCACGCCGATGGGTCTGCGAGTTCTCTTTTATGTGTTCCTGCAGGCGGAAGCCGCATGCCCCTTAGTGAGCAATCTCTAACACAAAAGCTCCATTACCTTCGGATGGATGGCCGCGAGGTCTATAAGTTGGGAGTGCATATTTTTGTCGATGCAGTCAATGAAGCGCTTGAAAAGGCTGGGCTTAAACTTGATGATATCGACCTTTTCGTTTCTCATCAGGCCAATTTGCGCATTATTGAAGCGGCTGCCAAGCGGCTTGGAATAAGCATGGAGCGAATGATGGTCAATATCGACCGTTATGGGAATACCTCCAGCGCCTCGATACCCATCGCTTTGGAAGAGGCTGAAAGCATCGGTAAACTCAAGCCCAACGACCTCGTTTTGACCATCGGATTTGGCGCTGGATTTTCCTGGGGAACAAACTTGATTCGCTGGTGATTTCAAGTTCAAAGGTCTTCGCCAAATGTTGACATTCGTATACCACATCGGGTATATTATTTGAGTAAATCTTCTTCAAATATCTATCCTTCCGGTAAAGAAAAACGATGGCAACAAAAGGCAAAAATACCCAGTCAGTAATCACATGTTCCAGTTGTGGCGCAGAACTTCAAGCAGGTCAACCTCTATGTCCTCAGTGTGGTGTCGATAGTAGTATTGCTATCCCTGTTGACTTAAATCCGGCTACGGCCGATGGCAAGTTCATTGAACATGCCGACGAAGCTTACAATGCGGAACATATCACCGTTCTAAAAGGCTTGGAAGCAGTTCGTCTGCGTCCTGCCATGTATATCGGCGATACGGGCAACCGCGGTCTTCATCACCTATTCATCGAAGTGTTAGACAACGCGATTGATGAAGTGCTTGCCGGGTATTGCGATCGTATCGAATGTATCCTACATGCCGACAAAAGCCTTAGTGTTAAAGATAATGGACGCGGCATCCCTGTTGATATGCACCCCACAACAGGCTTGTCTAGCTTGGAAACGGTTATGACGATGCTGCACGCCGGTGGCAAGTTCGGCGGTGGCGGTTATCGTGTTTCCGGTGGGTTACACGGTGTTGGCGTTTCTTGCGTGAAAGCGCTCTCAAGTTGGTTGGTAGCCGAAATTCATCGTGATGGGCAAATATGGAAGCAGAGATATGAACGCGGCACGCCAGTAACTGCTGTTGAAAAGGCAGGGAACTCAGATGATCGCGGCACAACCCAGCGATGGTATGCCGACGAAGAAATTTTTGGTGAGTACTCCTATCACCCCGAAATGTTAATCAGCCGAATTCGCGA encodes the following:
- a CDS encoding beta-ketoacyl-ACP synthase III; amino-acid sequence: MSRKALIRATGIGLPERCLSNFDIQKLVDTTDDWIFTRTGIRYRRIAEDGIATSDLAIKAASQCLQKAGMDAADLDLIIVATITPDMLCPATACQVQDGLGAKKAAAFDLCAACTGFVYALASASAFIETGMYRNALVIGAETLSRFVDWTDRRTCVLFGDGAGAVLVEASDGERGVLRSILHADGSASSLLCVPAGGSRMPLSEQSLTQKLHYLRMDGREVYKLGVHIFVDAVNEALEKAGLKLDDIDLFVSHQANLRIIEAAAKRLGISMERMMVNIDRYGNTSSASIPIALEEAESIGKLKPNDLVLTIGFGAGFSWGTNLIRW